In Chitinophaga nivalis, a single genomic region encodes these proteins:
- a CDS encoding PfkB family carbohydrate kinase, translating into MDQFLTKTGERKKHPAVLVVGDLILDVCMKGNNGARVSSAVIPAVEVDEVAYIPGGAAFTAVCLARAGANVTLLGAGGNDPEKERLVLLLQQEGVAPVIITSPESRTCSRTYIMAGEQLIARYDTGTATAMGAAAAQHLQEILASFFSAYDVVVLADYNKGVLTTGVIDCLEQLKKQYPVLLVAETGRPDRYRSLQPVLVKTSAVEVAPLLLPNRHREEDIRTWEVAGKTVYALTGADITTINSSKGDAMVYAKDELLGYYAASGPVRPKLPGAGDPYLCTFLMTLLQGSPAQAAAVAAASHGSADSGIPAGAVTATGQHPHMVGIWTN; encoded by the coding sequence ATGGATCAGTTTCTGACAAAAACAGGGGAACGAAAAAAACATCCGGCGGTGCTGGTAGTAGGGGATCTGATACTGGACGTGTGCATGAAAGGCAATAACGGCGCCAGGGTATCATCGGCTGTTATACCTGCCGTAGAGGTGGATGAAGTAGCATATATACCGGGTGGGGCCGCGTTTACAGCCGTTTGTCTGGCGCGTGCAGGCGCCAACGTTACACTACTGGGTGCGGGTGGCAACGATCCCGAAAAAGAACGACTTGTTTTATTATTGCAGCAGGAGGGGGTGGCGCCTGTTATCATTACTTCGCCGGAAAGCCGTACCTGCAGCCGGACTTATATCATGGCCGGGGAGCAGCTGATAGCGCGGTATGATACGGGTACAGCAACCGCAATGGGGGCAGCTGCAGCGCAGCACCTGCAGGAAATACTGGCTTCTTTTTTTTCGGCCTATGATGTGGTGGTATTGGCAGATTATAATAAAGGGGTATTGACAACAGGCGTGATTGATTGTCTGGAACAATTGAAAAAACAATATCCGGTTTTACTGGTGGCAGAAACGGGTCGGCCAGATCGTTACCGTTCCCTGCAGCCGGTGCTGGTAAAAACAAGTGCCGTGGAAGTAGCGCCGTTGTTGCTGCCCAACCGGCACAGGGAGGAAGATATCCGTACCTGGGAGGTAGCAGGAAAGACCGTATATGCGTTAACGGGAGCTGATATTACTACCATCAACAGTAGTAAAGGAGATGCCATGGTATATGCAAAAGATGAATTGTTGGGATATTACGCAGCCAGCGGTCCTGTGCGGCCGAAATTACCAGGCGCCGGTGACCCTTATCTATGTACTTTTCTGATGACCCTGTTGCAGGGAAGCCCTGCGCAGGCAGCCGCAGTAGCGGCGGCCAGTCATGGCAGCGCGGATAGTGGAATACCTGCCGGTGCTGTTACGGCTACCGGTCAACACCCACATATGGTGGGTATATGGACGAATTAA
- a CDS encoding sensor histidine kinase produces the protein MNSAYSISSKQKKIGYHILFWVCYTLLNHFITFSRHNGHAYIQDSIGQYLVAALIFYCNTNYTLPVFFARKRYRAFALAVILLSFFSFGIKLILYLKILPLFGLPAMSDSLPSLYLMNSWWWYQYTLWGFGYWFVKTTLAREREKSLLVNENMAAEYAYLKAQINPHFLYNVLNFFYARALNLSAELADGILNLADIMRYIINNEGNELKRIPLYKEIEQINNVIRIHQLRFNQELKVTFIAEDDYTHVKINPFILITLVENAFKHRELLHSKSLVIKLNYDPCIALLQLFISHEKTIVPHTPPADVGMEDLRRRLQLIYKEKYHLFVQDDHQHYEINLSIYL, from the coding sequence ATGAATTCTGCTTATTCTATCTCTTCCAAACAAAAAAAGATCGGCTACCATATCCTGTTTTGGGTATGCTATACTTTGTTGAATCATTTTATTACTTTCAGCCGGCATAACGGTCATGCCTATATACAGGATAGTATTGGCCAGTACCTGGTAGCGGCCCTCATCTTCTATTGCAATACGAATTACACACTACCGGTATTTTTTGCCCGTAAACGTTATCGCGCTTTCGCACTTGCTGTAATACTGTTATCATTTTTCTCTTTCGGCATTAAACTAATCCTGTACCTCAAAATATTACCGTTGTTCGGATTGCCGGCGATGTCGGATAGCCTGCCGTCATTGTATCTGATGAATAGCTGGTGGTGGTACCAATATACCTTATGGGGATTCGGCTATTGGTTTGTTAAAACCACGCTCGCCAGAGAGCGGGAAAAATCGCTGCTGGTCAATGAAAATATGGCCGCTGAATATGCCTATCTCAAAGCACAGATCAATCCGCACTTCCTCTATAATGTATTGAATTTTTTTTATGCCCGGGCGCTCAATCTTTCCGCAGAACTGGCAGATGGTATCCTGAACCTCGCTGATATCATGCGTTACATTATCAACAATGAAGGCAATGAGCTGAAACGTATTCCGCTGTATAAGGAAATAGAACAGATCAATAATGTCATCCGCATCCATCAGCTACGTTTTAACCAGGAGCTGAAAGTTACTTTCATTGCGGAAGATGATTATACGCATGTGAAGATTAATCCTTTTATACTGATAACCCTGGTAGAAAATGCTTTTAAACACAGAGAGCTGCTACACAGCAAATCGCTGGTGATAAAACTGAATTACGATCCCTGTATCGCTTTGCTACAGCTGTTTATCAGCCATGAAAAAACAATCGTTCCGCATACCCCTCCTGCAGATGTTGGCATGGAAGACCTGCGAAGGCGGCTGCAACTGATTTATAAAGAAAAATACCACCTGTTCGTTCAGGACGATCATCAACATTATGAGATCAATCTTTCTATTTATTTATGA
- a CDS encoding hybrid sensor histidine kinase/response regulator encodes MIKTGTASLEDEEMITRITFVNKICVVISVCILIIAPVVYFLTPKTSILIAIVIEFLVNNMVLFLNYKKWYKTAALTLFFLQCAAVVYFGTLMGAMLQLQFMVLFLISIIYLIFKETYLRKICLAAAILTLVLLETSYYYTNVITVSSSDALVIQSLAITGVMILILMVSKTYVVSNDSNKVLEKSNYFKRMFISKISHELRNSLAKTQWIAGLLKQDIQLDKPIHTIAPLVELLNYAASNAANIVNSVLSMSQIEAGIPDDIQRSPVVLKDFLQKIIAVDNIAARSRSIKIQPEIDPAVPEVMITDAFRLKEIVTNLLGNALKYSFRETTILLKVTATDSVLTLAVTNTGYSIPPDLQEKIFHAFTTHKGHQYIEGTGLGLFIVQNTLQQMSGTIRLDSNGPVTTFTITLPLVAGDPAAIQPEEDADTSITEFFDVSLHVLLADDDPMNTSILEKALQRIGCKVKSVHNGKEVLTATARYLPDIIILDNVMPEMDGIETVRHLKANARTKDIPVIIATAEGLTETLTQIKASGADAIMTKPYSINELKKHFNTLIPPVTGQLTGMSRP; translated from the coding sequence ATGATAAAAACAGGTACGGCCTCCCTGGAAGATGAAGAAATGATTACCAGAATCACCTTTGTCAATAAAATATGTGTGGTCATCAGCGTCTGCATCCTCATTATTGCACCGGTGGTATATTTTCTTACGCCCAAAACATCTATCCTGATAGCTATTGTGATAGAGTTCCTGGTCAACAACATGGTGCTTTTTCTCAACTATAAAAAGTGGTATAAAACGGCAGCGCTCACCCTTTTTTTCCTGCAGTGCGCAGCAGTAGTCTATTTTGGTACGCTCATGGGCGCCATGCTGCAACTGCAGTTTATGGTACTCTTCCTGATCTCTATCATTTATCTGATCTTCAAGGAAACCTATCTGCGGAAAATTTGTCTGGCCGCTGCCATCCTTACCCTCGTACTGCTGGAAACCAGTTATTATTATACAAATGTCATCACCGTTAGCAGCTCTGATGCACTGGTGATACAATCCCTGGCCATTACCGGTGTGATGATCCTGATACTGATGGTCAGCAAAACCTATGTGGTCAGCAATGACAGCAATAAAGTACTCGAAAAATCGAACTATTTCAAACGGATGTTCATCTCGAAAATATCGCATGAACTTCGGAACTCCCTCGCCAAAACGCAATGGATAGCCGGTTTGCTGAAACAAGACATCCAGCTGGATAAACCCATTCATACCATTGCCCCGCTGGTGGAACTGCTCAACTATGCCGCCTCCAATGCAGCCAATATTGTCAATAGTGTACTGAGCATGTCGCAGATAGAAGCCGGTATTCCCGATGATATCCAGCGTAGCCCGGTAGTGCTGAAAGATTTTCTGCAAAAGATCATCGCGGTAGACAATATTGCTGCCCGGTCCAGGTCTATCAAAATACAGCCGGAAATAGATCCTGCAGTACCCGAAGTGATGATCACCGATGCTTTCCGCTTAAAGGAAATTGTGACGAACCTCCTCGGCAATGCCCTGAAATATTCTTTCAGGGAAACCACGATCCTGCTGAAAGTGACTGCCACCGATAGTGTACTGACACTCGCTGTTACGAATACCGGCTACAGCATTCCGCCGGATTTACAGGAAAAAATCTTTCATGCCTTTACCACACACAAAGGGCACCAATACATTGAAGGAACCGGCCTGGGATTATTCATTGTGCAGAATACCCTGCAACAAATGTCCGGCACCATCCGGCTGGACAGCAACGGGCCCGTTACCACCTTCACCATTACCCTGCCGCTGGTAGCCGGCGATCCGGCAGCCATACAACCGGAAGAAGATGCGGATACCTCTATCACGGAATTCTTTGATGTATCCCTGCATGTTTTACTCGCCGACGATGATCCGATGAATACCAGCATCCTGGAAAAGGCACTGCAACGCATCGGATGTAAAGTAAAAAGTGTCCATAACGGCAAAGAGGTACTCACAGCTACTGCCCGGTACCTGCCGGATATTATCATCCTCGACAACGTGATGCCGGAAATGGACGGTATTGAAACCGTCCGGCATTTAAAAGCCAACGCCAGAACAAAAGACATTCCCGTCATCATCGCCACGGCAGAAGGTCTGACAGAAACACTCACCCAGATCAAAGCATCCGGTGCAGATGCCATCATGACCAAGCCTTATTCCATCAATGAGCTGAAAAAACATTTCAACACCCTCATACCACCCGTGACCGGCCAGCTGACGGGAATGTCCCGGCCCTAA
- a CDS encoding terpene synthase family protein, with amino-acid sequence MQFSSISQTAQGIEHLQEQYALFSTREKISLSTLFNDGDTNIREYCRTYRPNAGNDQLTAAVKSWSESYGIWLKSGEHYLTCATYLFPAADFRRGIAVVQNCAVDYYLNEIMGRDVFRLLPREQQVEARLIIDRMAGLSPALTVIPEAHAVEKANAEMLQEIRDTSPGEWFAAFSNMYAYHIGVTHQDCNASGLHYLPDVEEYIQQRLHTSGMPHIILLIEYCDGAFLDWSWLAAQRMAAQLKDLQQAVAMFGCLSNDFFSFEKEVIDKSADSNLVASVALNHPELSFEAVLEKAAVIVRFYLSEYFRLRERIITKMRRLAATADPRLQALEKHLVGLERCVQASWMWQAYTKRYKRYDSVFQETVLDTDIAVAV; translated from the coding sequence ATGCAATTCAGCAGCATTTCACAGACAGCTCAAGGTATTGAGCATCTACAGGAACAGTATGCCCTGTTCAGCACCCGGGAAAAAATTTCCCTGAGTACCCTTTTCAATGACGGCGATACGAATATCCGGGAGTATTGCCGCACTTACCGGCCCAATGCCGGCAATGACCAGCTTACCGCTGCGGTGAAGTCGTGGAGTGAATCGTATGGTATCTGGCTGAAAAGCGGAGAACATTATTTGACCTGCGCCACCTATCTGTTTCCGGCGGCCGACTTCCGGCGGGGAATAGCTGTGGTGCAGAATTGTGCGGTGGACTATTACCTCAATGAAATCATGGGGCGTGATGTATTCCGGTTATTGCCCCGGGAGCAACAGGTGGAAGCCCGTTTGATCATTGACCGTATGGCCGGACTATCGCCTGCACTCACAGTGATACCGGAGGCGCATGCCGTGGAAAAAGCCAATGCGGAAATGCTGCAGGAAATCCGTGATACATCGCCAGGGGAGTGGTTTGCCGCGTTTTCTAACATGTATGCCTATCACATCGGTGTTACGCATCAGGACTGTAATGCCAGCGGGCTACATTACCTGCCGGATGTGGAGGAGTATATACAGCAACGGCTGCATACCTCGGGTATGCCCCACATTATTCTGCTGATTGAATACTGCGATGGCGCGTTTCTGGACTGGTCCTGGCTGGCCGCGCAGCGGATGGCAGCACAGCTGAAAGACCTGCAACAGGCGGTGGCTATGTTCGGCTGTTTGTCTAACGACTTCTTCTCTTTTGAAAAGGAAGTAATTGATAAAAGTGCCGACTCCAACCTGGTGGCCAGTGTAGCGCTGAACCATCCGGAGCTGTCGTTTGAAGCGGTGCTGGAAAAGGCCGCGGTGATTGTCCGGTTTTACCTGTCGGAATATTTCCGGTTGCGGGAACGGATTATCACGAAAATGCGCCGCCTGGCTGCGACAGCCGATCCCCGTTTGCAGGCGCTGGAAAAACACCTGGTAGGCCTGGAACGCTGCGTGCAGGCCAGTTGGATGTGGCAGGCCTATACGAAACGGTATAAACGTTATGATTCCGTATTCCAGGAAACAGTACTGGATACAGACATTGCTGTTGCCGTATAG
- a CDS encoding LytR/AlgR family response regulator transcription factor: MKCMVVDDEPFALALTKQYIAQTPSLQLCGDFTNPYKALAHLQATPVDLLLLDINMPGLSGLQLLASLPVAPMVIFTTAYAEFGAESYEYNAIDYLLKPINYPRFLRAVNKAIAAATPRLQTAPPAPEIIVKSGSRIHKIPTDTIYYIEAAGNYMRFHTASAKILSLLNMQELLTLLPAQDFIRIHKSYVVALKHISVFEKNQVEVNGTELPVGLTFRQQFRERMCQK, encoded by the coding sequence ATGAAATGCATGGTCGTAGATGATGAGCCTTTTGCATTGGCCCTTACCAAACAATATATTGCCCAAACGCCTTCACTGCAATTATGCGGCGACTTTACCAATCCCTATAAAGCCCTGGCGCACCTTCAGGCAACGCCGGTAGATCTCCTGTTGCTGGACATCAATATGCCCGGATTATCCGGATTGCAGCTGCTGGCTTCCCTGCCTGTGGCGCCTATGGTCATCTTCACCACTGCCTATGCCGAATTCGGCGCCGAAAGTTATGAGTATAACGCTATCGACTATCTGCTGAAACCCATCAACTATCCCCGCTTCCTGCGAGCCGTTAATAAAGCTATTGCGGCGGCTACGCCCCGCCTGCAGACAGCGCCGCCTGCTCCAGAAATCATTGTGAAGAGTGGCTCCCGCATCCATAAAATTCCTACCGACACGATTTATTACATCGAAGCCGCCGGCAACTACATGCGTTTTCATACCGCCAGCGCCAAAATCCTCTCCCTCCTCAATATGCAGGAACTCCTGACACTCCTGCCTGCACAGGACTTTATCCGTATCCACAAATCCTATGTGGTGGCGCTGAAACATATTTCGGTATTTGAAAAAAATCAGGTAGAGGTGAATGGTACCGAACTACCGGTGGGCCTGACTTTCCGGCAGCAGTTCCGGGAGCGGATGTGTCAAAAATAA
- a CDS encoding sensor histidine kinase, with translation MKRHYWETGMHVVIWLTGYLLIAFFANYIGTFSNTSRNFFAPLTVGTLINAGLFYGCALSIIPRYAAYKKIPQLLGRIGLLYTVATAIESMADYCFATSIFSSEKETFTEQIWINVVLNGILVCVAAGYGFTRHWFRREARQQLLEREVLIAERNFLKAQVNPHFLFNSLNMAYASALLHRDEPTANIIDKLSQLMRYMLYESNEDRVRLQQEILYMENFIDLQQRRLADEIAADISFHHSYVLPEHQIAPLLLLPFVENAFKHGIQLDKKSFIRIMLEVEGALLYFSVKNSRGLPQPETTVRHGGIGLDNVRKRLQLLYPGAHVLNIQQDARIFQVQLTINLNGWNHEMHGRR, from the coding sequence TTGAAGCGACACTATTGGGAAACAGGTATGCATGTAGTCATATGGCTCACCGGTTATTTACTCATCGCCTTTTTTGCCAACTATATTGGCACTTTCAGCAATACCTCCCGCAACTTTTTTGCCCCGCTCACTGTGGGTACACTTATTAATGCTGGTTTATTTTATGGCTGCGCGTTGAGTATTATTCCCCGGTATGCCGCCTACAAAAAAATACCGCAACTACTGGGACGTATCGGGCTGTTATATACAGTGGCTACGGCAATTGAATCCATGGCAGACTATTGCTTCGCCACCAGCATTTTTTCTTCGGAAAAAGAAACCTTTACCGAACAAATCTGGATCAATGTAGTCCTGAATGGTATACTCGTATGTGTGGCCGCGGGGTATGGCTTCACCCGGCACTGGTTTCGCCGGGAAGCCCGGCAGCAGCTGCTGGAGCGGGAAGTGCTGATTGCGGAACGGAACTTCCTGAAAGCCCAGGTGAATCCCCATTTCCTCTTCAATAGCCTCAATATGGCCTATGCCAGCGCCTTGCTGCACCGGGACGAACCTACGGCCAACATCATCGATAAACTGAGTCAGCTGATGCGCTACATGTTATACGAAAGCAACGAAGACCGCGTACGGCTGCAGCAGGAAATCCTGTACATGGAAAATTTCATCGACCTCCAGCAACGACGCCTGGCCGATGAGATAGCGGCAGATATCAGCTTTCACCACAGCTACGTATTGCCGGAACATCAGATTGCGCCCCTGTTACTCTTGCCATTCGTGGAGAATGCTTTCAAACACGGGATACAGTTGGATAAAAAATCGTTTATTCGTATCATGCTGGAAGTAGAGGGCGCGCTCCTGTATTTTTCCGTTAAAAACAGCCGGGGGCTGCCCCAGCCGGAAACAACGGTGCGGCACGGCGGCATCGGTTTGGATAATGTACGGAAACGTTTACAGTTGCTGTATCCCGGCGCGCATGTCTTGAATATTCAACAGGATGCCCGCATATTTCAAGTACAGTTAACCATTAATTTAAACGGATGGAATCATGAAATGCATGGTCGTAGATGA
- a CDS encoding alpha/beta hydrolase family protein, whose amino-acid sequence MRRFYLLLFLFVTGMHLRTVAGIPTLTGTWTGTVQTLHPDAPDVAFEISQATGGSLTAVMHVTNQQNYNIPVDSILQNNQQVRMVISRLSCRFEGALVNDTLLKGFIVMNDQQRFVLELKKQAALPAPKTLRPQEPVGPLPYLEENVRFPHAAAGITLSGTLSWPATGGRFPAVVLISGSGGNDRDANIFTHKVFLVLADYLTRAGIAVLRVDDRGIGESTGDFDSATNEDLAADAVAGVAYLHTRKEINPKAIGLIGHSLGGDIAPIAANLSPDVNFIVLMAGSAAPIATCYYEHCAAAYPLEGVSPKGVQVNQLVLAAVFNIIQQQPSDSIARVKIPQVLRTLDKAVAGLSAKDQDILDLHVPIASDEFLTFLSKPRRADFQRDQFAIVSRVKCPVLAINGTKDVQVLPSQLKRIERALRQGGNKQVTIKAFEGKNHLFQTAKTGAISEYATITETMAPEVMAFMASWIQRTTAL is encoded by the coding sequence ATGCGTCGTTTTTATCTCCTATTATTCCTCTTCGTAACGGGTATGCACCTACGTACCGTTGCCGGTATACCTACCCTCACAGGTACCTGGACCGGCACTGTACAAACCCTGCATCCGGATGCACCGGATGTAGCCTTTGAAATCAGCCAGGCGACGGGTGGCAGCCTCACCGCGGTGATGCATGTTACCAATCAGCAAAATTACAACATCCCGGTAGACAGTATCCTGCAAAACAACCAGCAGGTACGGATGGTCATCAGCCGCCTGAGTTGCCGCTTTGAAGGCGCATTGGTGAATGATACCCTATTGAAGGGTTTCATTGTCATGAATGACCAGCAACGTTTTGTATTGGAGTTAAAGAAGCAGGCTGCTTTACCCGCGCCTAAAACCCTCCGGCCTCAGGAGCCGGTTGGCCCCCTGCCCTACCTGGAAGAAAATGTCCGGTTCCCTCATGCCGCCGCCGGTATAACGTTGTCGGGTACACTGAGCTGGCCGGCTACCGGTGGCCGCTTCCCTGCGGTGGTGTTGATTTCCGGTTCCGGAGGCAACGACCGCGATGCCAATATTTTTACGCATAAAGTATTCCTGGTGCTGGCTGATTACCTCACCCGGGCCGGTATTGCGGTATTACGGGTGGATGATCGTGGTATCGGAGAAAGTACCGGCGACTTCGACTCAGCGACTAACGAAGACCTGGCAGCAGACGCCGTAGCGGGCGTTGCCTACCTGCATACCAGAAAGGAGATAAATCCCAAAGCCATCGGATTAATAGGTCATAGCCTGGGTGGCGATATTGCTCCGATTGCCGCGAACCTGTCGCCGGATGTCAACTTTATTGTACTGATGGCCGGTAGTGCAGCACCTATCGCTACCTGTTACTATGAGCATTGCGCCGCCGCCTATCCACTGGAGGGCGTATCCCCTAAAGGCGTACAGGTAAACCAACTGGTACTGGCAGCCGTTTTCAACATTATACAACAACAACCTTCCGACAGCATTGCCCGGGTGAAGATCCCACAGGTATTGCGTACACTGGATAAAGCGGTGGCTGGTCTTTCCGCAAAAGACCAGGATATCCTGGATTTACACGTTCCTATTGCATCAGATGAGTTCCTGACATTTCTATCCAAACCCCGGCGGGCAGATTTCCAACGGGACCAGTTTGCCATCGTCAGCCGGGTAAAGTGTCCGGTGTTGGCCATTAACGGTACCAAAGACGTACAGGTACTGCCTTCGCAGTTAAAAAGAATAGAACGCGCCCTGCGACAGGGAGGCAACAAACAGGTTACTATCAAAGCCTTTGAAGGGAAAAATCATCTCTTCCAGACGGCAAAAACAGGCGCGATCAGTGAATATGCTACCATCACGGAAACCATGGCACCGGAAGTAATGGCTTTTATGGCCAGTTGGATACAGCGTACCACGGCGCTGTAA
- a CDS encoding RNA polymerase sigma factor, translated as MKAADISLKQLFQQEFAKMVAVISNKFGLAHIETAEDIVSETFLTAAENWETKGIPPNPAAWLYTVAKQKTLYHFRRNKILEQKVMPALTARQESTEEANLDFSHENIKDSQLQMLFAVCDPVIASEAQIGLALRILCGFGIEEIAEAFLSNKETINKRLFRAKEKLRTAGLKMELPPASQLSARLDNVLHIIYLLFSEGYYSQTQNEILRKDLCLEALRLGLMLTAAELTNLPKTNALIALMCFHASRFDAREAGDGRVVLYEEQDETLWDTALISQGIHFLDLSARGSEVSSYHLEARIAYWHCMKEDAAEKWEQILQLYNQLLQINYSPSVALNRTFALYKANGREAALIEAEKLKLEHNHFYFLLLAELYKEIDPEKALRHLKQAYSLAKTQTEQQGIREKIDRLSA; from the coding sequence ATGAAAGCAGCAGACATCTCTTTAAAACAGTTATTCCAGCAGGAATTTGCCAAAATGGTAGCGGTTATCAGTAACAAGTTCGGCCTGGCACATATTGAAACCGCAGAAGATATTGTAAGTGAAACCTTCCTCACGGCCGCGGAAAACTGGGAAACGAAAGGGATACCGCCCAACCCGGCAGCCTGGTTGTATACTGTAGCCAAACAGAAAACCTTGTACCATTTCAGGAGAAATAAAATCCTGGAACAAAAGGTCATGCCGGCATTGACCGCCCGGCAGGAAAGCACAGAGGAGGCCAACCTGGACTTTTCTCATGAGAATATCAAAGACAGTCAGCTGCAAATGCTCTTTGCGGTGTGTGATCCTGTTATTGCCAGCGAAGCCCAGATCGGATTAGCCTTGCGTATCCTGTGCGGTTTTGGTATAGAAGAAATTGCAGAAGCCTTTTTGTCTAATAAAGAAACCATCAACAAACGTTTATTCCGGGCGAAGGAAAAGCTGCGTACCGCCGGCCTGAAAATGGAATTGCCACCGGCCAGTCAGTTATCGGCCCGTTTGGATAATGTGCTGCATATCATCTACCTGCTTTTCAGTGAAGGGTATTATTCGCAGACGCAAAACGAAATCCTGCGGAAAGACCTTTGCCTGGAAGCCTTACGCCTGGGCCTTATGCTAACGGCTGCGGAACTGACCAATCTGCCTAAAACCAATGCACTCATTGCGCTGATGTGTTTTCATGCTTCCCGCTTTGATGCCCGGGAGGCGGGTGATGGACGGGTGGTACTGTACGAAGAACAAGATGAAACATTATGGGATACAGCCCTGATCAGCCAGGGTATTCATTTCCTGGATTTGTCGGCCCGGGGCAGCGAAGTAAGTTCCTATCACCTGGAGGCCCGTATTGCCTACTGGCATTGTATGAAAGAAGATGCTGCCGAAAAATGGGAGCAGATCCTGCAGCTATATAATCAGCTGCTGCAAATCAATTATTCTCCCAGCGTGGCCCTCAACAGAACCTTTGCCCTGTATAAGGCAAATGGCCGGGAAGCAGCCCTGATAGAAGCAGAAAAGCTAAAGTTGGAACATAATCATTTTTACTTTTTACTGCTGGCAGAATTGTATAAAGAGATAGATCCCGAAAAAGCGCTCCGTCATTTAAAGCAAGCGTATAGCCTGGCGAAAACACAGACCGAACAACAAGGCATCCGGGAAAAAATAGATCGTTTGTCTGCATAA
- a CDS encoding YciI family protein, protein MKDFILLFRQPDYDHLHLSPEAMEALKQQWQDWIGGIAAQDKLAGRGPRLSQEGKVLKAGGVITDGPFVEIRERLGGFIMIKAASEEEAITLAHGCPALASAGSVEIRAIS, encoded by the coding sequence ATGAAAGACTTTATCTTGTTATTCCGTCAACCAGACTACGATCACCTTCACCTGTCACCGGAAGCCATGGAGGCCCTGAAACAGCAATGGCAGGACTGGATCGGCGGTATCGCCGCACAGGACAAGCTGGCAGGTAGGGGGCCGCGTTTATCGCAGGAAGGAAAAGTATTAAAAGCAGGTGGTGTTATTACAGACGGCCCCTTTGTGGAAATAAGGGAACGCCTGGGCGGTTTTATAATGATAAAAGCGGCCAGCGAAGAAGAGGCAATTACCCTGGCTCATGGTTGTCCGGCGCTGGCATCCGCCGGCAGCGTGGAAATCAGGGCTATCAGTTAA